A genome region from Lytechinus pictus isolate F3 Inbred chromosome 14, Lp3.0, whole genome shotgun sequence includes the following:
- the LOC129276522 gene encoding transcription factor HES-4-like has product MLNTTGYQQMDMCASRPRTAKHLTERKRRARINDSLLQLKSMVFPVIKKDIARHPKMEKADILEMTVRYLKDVQSPAQGEPEGKSVTNYHAGFTECLSEVSTFMSNCETIDIETRLRLLGHLADRCSTINDSEQKPDVSRLQPQQQQPPAASPMPTTQQQQTRVAAPSPVTVPASSPVQQFASTPNGMVLLLPAQQTIQPTSVISVRVPVCDGVLTPPQSPMSPEPAVGMTRFTPSPVDIKPSKTALAKHHRFAPYQGHPIKAAEKQMWRPW; this is encoded by the exons ATGCTTAATACAACTGGATACCAACAAATGGATATGTGTGCTAGCAGGCCTAGG ACTGCCAAGCACTTGACTGAACGTAAGCGACGAGCTCGCATCAACGACAGCCTTCTTCAACTGAAGAGCATGGTCTTCCCTGTTATCAAGAAAGAC ATTGCTAGACATCCAAAGATGGAGAAAGCCGACATCTTGGAAATGACCGTTCGTTACCTGAAGGACGTTCAGAGCCCAGCTCAGGGCGAGCCCGAGGGCAAGAGTGTCACCAACTACCACGCTGGCTTCACCGAATGCCTGAGCGAAGTTTCAACCTTCATGTCCAACTGCGAAACCATCGACATCGAGACCCGACTTCGTCTTCTTGGTCATCTAGCGGATCGCTGCAGCACTATCAATGACTCCGAGCAGAAGCCAGATGTGTCGAGACTTCAGCCACAGCAGCAACAACCACCAGCCGCATCACCTATGCCAACCACTCAGCAGCAACAGACCCGAGTTGCCGCTCCAAGCCCTGTCACCGTTCCCGCCTCATCGCCTGTTCAACAGTTCGCTTCCACGCCGAACGGCATGGTGCTCCTGTTGCCCGCCCAGCAAACCATCCAACCAACCTCCGTCATCTCGGTTCGAGTCCCGGTTTGCGACGGAGTCCTGACCCCTCCACAGTCGCCCATGTCACCCGAACCAGCAGTCGGCATGACCCGCTTTACCCCATCACCAGTCGACATCAAGCCCTCCAAGACCGCCTTGGCCAAACACCACCGCTTTGCTCCGTACCAGGGGCATCCCATCAAGGCAGCAGAGAAACAGATGTGGAGACCGTGGTAA